Proteins found in one Thalassomonas actiniarum genomic segment:
- the rpsJ gene encoding 30S ribosomal protein S10, translating to MSNQRIRIRLKAFDHRLIDQSTAEIVDTAKRTGAQVRGPIPLPTRKERFTVLISPHVNKDARDQYEIRTHKRMIDIVEPTEKTVDALMRLDLAAGVDVQISLG from the coding sequence ATGTCAAATCAAAGAATTCGCATTCGTTTGAAAGCGTTCGATCATCGTTTGATTGATCAATCTACAGCAGAAATCGTTGACACTGCTAAACGTACCGGCGCACAGGTTCGTGGTCCTATTCCACTTCCTACTCGCAAGGAACGTTTCACAGTTCTGATTTCTCCACACGTTAACAAAGATGCACGTGATCAGTACGAAATCCGTACTCACAAACGCATGATTGATATCGTAGAGCCAACTGAAAAGACTGTAGACGCGTTAATGCGTTTAGATCTTGCAGCTGGTGTTGACGTTCAAATCAGCTTGGGTTAA
- the rplD gene encoding 50S ribosomal protein L4 produces MELALKDASGALEVSEATFGREFNEALVHQVVVAYAAGARQGTRAQKNRSEVSGGGKKPWRQKGTGRARAGTTRGPIWRSGGVTFAAKPQDHSQKVNRKMYRGAIQSILSELVRQERLVVVNDFAVETPKTKELVAKLNGLELKDVLIVTPEVDENLFLSARNLYKVDVRDVAGIDPVSLVGFEKVLITAGAVKQIEEMLA; encoded by the coding sequence ATGGAATTAGCATTAAAAGACGCTTCAGGCGCTCTTGAAGTTTCCGAAGCAACCTTTGGACGTGAATTTAATGAAGCTTTAGTACACCAGGTAGTCGTTGCTTACGCAGCTGGCGCCCGTCAAGGTACTCGTGCTCAGAAAAACCGTTCTGAAGTAAGCGGTGGCGGTAAAAAGCCATGGCGTCAAAAAGGTACTGGTCGCGCTCGTGCCGGTACTACTCGTGGTCCAATCTGGCGTTCAGGTGGCGTAACATTCGCTGCTAAACCTCAGGATCACAGCCAAAAAGTAAACCGTAAAATGTACCGTGGTGCGATTCAAAGCATCCTTTCTGAACTAGTTCGTCAAGAACGTTTAGTTGTGGTAAATGATTTCGCGGTTGAAACGCCTAAGACTAAAGAATTAGTTGCTAAGTTAAACGGCCTGGAGCTTAAAGACGTATTAATCGTAACTCCAGAAGTTGATGAGAACCTGTTCTTGTCAGCCCGTAACTTATACAAAGTTGACGTTCGCGACGTAGCGGGTATCGACCCAGTAAGCTTAGTTGGTTTCGAAAAAGTTTTGATCACTGCTGGTGCAGTGAAGCAAATTGAGGAGATGTTAGCATGA
- the fusA gene encoding elongation factor G, translating into MADLSKYRNIGIFAHVDAGKTTTTERILKLTGKIHKTGEVHDGESTTDFMEQEAERGITIQSAATTCFWNDHRMNIIDTPGHVDFTVEVYRSLKVLDGGVGVFCGSGGVEPQSETNWRYANDSEVARLIMVNKLDRLGANFYRVVDQVKNVLGANPLVMTLPIGEEDGFVGVVDLLSEKAYIWDDTGLPENFEITDIPADLVEKAAEYREELIETALEQDDELLEAYMEGEMPTMEQIKACIREGTRTMAFFPTYCASAFKNKGIQLILDAVVDYLPSPTEVDPQPLTDEKGEPTGEVATVSTDGPLRALAFKIMDDRFGALTFIRIYSGTLNKGDTILNSFTGKTERIGRMVEMHADDRTELSTAQAGDILAVVGMKNVQTGHTLCDPKDPCTLEPMIFPEPVISIAVSPSDKGSTEKMGIAIGKMVAEDPTFQVETDQDSGETILKGMGELHLDIKVDILKRTYGVELAVGKPQVAYRETITQPIEDSYTHKKQSGGSGQFGKIDYRIKPGEPGSGFVFTSTVVGGNVPKEFFPAVEKGFRTMMDEGVLAGFPVLDVEVELYDGGFHAVDSSAVAFEIAAKGAFRQSIPKAGAQLIEPIMKVDVFTPEDHVGDVIGDLNRRRGMIKDQEAGVSGVRIKADVPLSEMFGYIGSLRTMTSGRGQFSMEFSHYMPCPNNVAEAVIAEVKAAKEAKK; encoded by the coding sequence ATGGCAGATTTATCCAAATATAGAAATATTGGTATCTTCGCTCACGTTGATGCTGGTAAAACCACAACAACTGAACGTATCCTTAAATTAACCGGTAAAATTCATAAGACCGGTGAAGTACATGACGGTGAGTCTACAACTGACTTCATGGAACAAGAAGCTGAGCGCGGTATTACTATCCAGTCAGCGGCAACCACGTGTTTCTGGAATGATCATCGCATGAACATCATCGATACTCCTGGTCACGTTGATTTCACAGTTGAAGTTTACCGTTCACTTAAAGTACTTGACGGTGGTGTTGGTGTTTTCTGTGGATCTGGTGGTGTTGAGCCTCAGTCAGAAACTAACTGGCGTTACGCGAATGATTCAGAAGTTGCCCGTCTGATCATGGTAAACAAATTAGACCGTTTAGGTGCTAACTTCTACCGTGTTGTTGATCAAGTTAAAAACGTACTTGGCGCTAACCCGTTAGTAATGACTTTACCAATCGGTGAAGAAGACGGTTTTGTTGGTGTAGTAGATCTTTTATCTGAAAAAGCCTACATCTGGGATGACACAGGTCTTCCTGAAAACTTCGAAATCACAGATATCCCGGCTGACTTAGTTGAAAAAGCTGCCGAGTACCGTGAAGAGCTAATCGAAACTGCGTTAGAGCAAGACGATGAGCTGTTAGAAGCCTACATGGAAGGTGAAATGCCGACTATGGAACAAATCAAGGCGTGTATCCGTGAAGGTACCCGTACTATGGCTTTCTTCCCAACTTACTGTGCATCAGCATTCAAAAACAAAGGTATTCAGTTAATTCTTGACGCCGTTGTTGATTACTTACCTTCTCCTACTGAAGTTGACCCTCAGCCGTTAACTGATGAAAAAGGTGAGCCGACTGGTGAAGTTGCCACTGTTTCTACAGATGGTCCTTTACGTGCTCTTGCCTTTAAAATCATGGATGACCGTTTCGGTGCCCTTACCTTTATCCGTATCTACTCAGGTACCTTGAATAAAGGTGATACTATCCTTAACTCATTCACTGGTAAAACCGAGCGTATCGGCCGTATGGTTGAAATGCACGCCGATGACCGTACTGAGCTAAGCACAGCACAAGCCGGTGACATCCTTGCCGTTGTAGGTATGAAGAACGTACAAACAGGTCACACGTTATGTGATCCGAAAGACCCTTGTACACTTGAGCCGATGATCTTCCCAGAGCCGGTAATTTCAATCGCCGTTTCTCCAAGTGACAAAGGTTCAACAGAGAAAATGGGTATCGCGATCGGTAAGATGGTTGCTGAAGATCCTACGTTCCAGGTTGAAACTGACCAAGATTCAGGTGAAACCATCCTTAAAGGTATGGGTGAACTTCACTTAGATATCAAAGTTGATATCCTTAAGCGTACTTACGGTGTTGAATTAGCAGTAGGTAAACCTCAGGTTGCTTACCGTGAAACTATCACTCAGCCGATTGAAGATTCTTACACGCATAAGAAACAATCTGGTGGTTCAGGTCAGTTCGGTAAGATCGACTACCGCATCAAGCCAGGCGAACCAGGTTCAGGTTTCGTGTTCACTTCAACTGTTGTTGGTGGTAACGTACCTAAAGAATTCTTCCCTGCCGTTGAGAAAGGTTTCAGAACCATGATGGACGAAGGTGTTCTTGCTGGCTTCCCGGTATTAGACGTTGAAGTTGAATTATACGACGGTGGTTTCCACGCAGTCGATTCATCTGCTGTTGCTTTCGAAATCGCTGCTAAAGGCGCTTTCCGTCAGTCAATTCCTAAGGCCGGTGCTCAGTTAATCGAACCTATCATGAAGGTTGACGTGTTCACTCCTGAAGATCACGTTGGTGATGTTATCGGTGACTTAAACCGTCGTCGCGGCATGATCAAAGATCAGGAAGCGGGTGTTTCTGGTGTTCGCATCAAAGCTGACGTTCCACTTTCTGAAATGTTCGGTTACATCGGGTCATTACGTACAATGACTTCTGGTCGTGGTCAGTTCTCTATGGAATTCAGCCACTACATGCCTTGTCCGAACAACGTAGCTGAAGCGGTAATCGCTGAAGTTAAAGCGGCTAAAGAAGCTAAAAAATAA
- the rplC gene encoding 50S ribosomal protein L3 — MTIGLVGRKVGMTRIFTEDGVSTPVTVLEVEANRVAQVKTVDNDGYSALQVTTGSKKANRTNKPTAGHFAKAGIEAGRGLWEFRLNENEGEGIELGSEITVELFNDTKLVDVTGTSKGKGFQGGIKRWNFSMQDATHGNSISHRSNGSIGQCQTPGRVFKGKKMSGHMGAAKVTTQNLELVRVDAERNLLLIKGAVPGAINGNVIIKPAVKA; from the coding sequence ATGACTATAGGTCTAGTCGGACGTAAGGTTGGTATGACTCGCATCTTCACTGAAGATGGCGTATCTACTCCTGTAACTGTCCTAGAAGTTGAAGCCAACCGTGTTGCTCAGGTTAAAACTGTAGACAACGATGGTTACTCAGCGCTTCAAGTAACTACCGGTAGCAAAAAAGCTAACCGTACTAACAAGCCAACAGCCGGTCATTTCGCCAAAGCTGGTATCGAAGCAGGTCGTGGCCTGTGGGAATTCCGCTTAAACGAAAATGAAGGTGAAGGTATTGAGTTAGGCAGTGAGATCACTGTTGAGTTATTCAACGATACTAAATTAGTAGACGTAACCGGCACTTCAAAAGGTAAAGGTTTCCAGGGCGGTATTAAGCGTTGGAACTTTAGCATGCAAGATGCTACGCACGGTAACTCGATTTCACACCGTTCTAACGGTTCAATTGGCCAGTGTCAAACACCAGGTCGAGTTTTCAAAGGCAAAAAAATGTCTGGTCACATGGGTGCTGCGAAAGTTACTACGCAAAACCTTGAATTGGTTCGTGTCGATGCTGAACGTAACCTGCTCCTTATCAAAGGTGCGGTTCCGGGTGCTATCAACGGCAACGTAATCATCAAGCCAGCTGTTAAAGCCTAG
- a CDS encoding SymE family type I addiction module toxin yields the protein MADYYHTPEPRSAKAKYPLTRKLTTLETICAPAVRKKGPGFHYTPVNLQPCIFLQGKWLRQAGFPIGGKVVVTVNQGQLTITPAKLPPVSGTGSGQ from the coding sequence ATGGCTGATTATTATCATACGCCAGAGCCCCGCTCGGCAAAAGCAAAATATCCGCTCACCCGAAAACTCACCACTTTGGAAACCATTTGCGCCCCTGCCGTCAGGAAAAAGGGACCGGGGTTTCATTACACCCCCGTAAACCTGCAGCCCTGCATTTTTCTGCAGGGAAAATGGCTGCGCCAGGCCGGTTTTCCGATAGGAGGAAAAGTAGTAGTCACGGTTAACCAGGGACAGCTGACTATTACCCCGGCTAAACTGCCGCCCGTCTCAGGAACTGGTAGCGGACAATAG
- a CDS encoding pirin family protein — MKIISRDTLALGGFAGIREHRLVTDSRIFAERKKPEASEGLGSMVYLADAQYNPKGESGMHPHSEIDVISVIIEGRVSHKGSMEHGKNLVAGDVQVQRAGGEGFDHNEINPDNSKNRMLQVWALPETKGQPASYKFYTPKLGGVTRIYGGDKTQTETFDSHTMIDIIHLKAGNSMALADEQLSYVITGQATFYEPKDSNDNSVHQAQEGNLIRSMDAKVTATHDLHMLVVSQQA, encoded by the coding sequence ATGAAAATAATATCAAGAGATACATTAGCATTAGGCGGTTTTGCAGGAATTAGGGAGCACCGCCTGGTAACCGATAGCCGCATTTTCGCCGAGCGCAAGAAGCCGGAAGCCTCGGAAGGCTTAGGCAGCATGGTATATCTTGCCGATGCACAATATAACCCTAAGGGAGAGTCTGGTATGCACCCCCATAGTGAAATCGATGTGATCTCTGTGATCATCGAAGGACGGGTCAGCCACAAAGGTTCCATGGAACACGGTAAAAACCTTGTTGCCGGAGATGTTCAGGTACAGCGTGCCGGTGGTGAAGGCTTTGATCATAACGAAATAAATCCGGACAACAGCAAAAACAGGATGCTGCAAGTATGGGCTTTGCCGGAAACAAAAGGGCAGCCTGCCTCTTATAAATTTTATACACCTAAACTGGGTGGGGTGACCCGAATTTATGGTGGAGATAAAACCCAAACTGAAACCTTTGACAGCCATACTATGATCGACATAATCCACTTAAAGGCTGGCAACAGTATGGCGCTGGCTGACGAACAACTATCTTACGTCATAACCGGACAAGCCACATTTTACGAACCAAAAGACAGCAATGACAACTCCGTACACCAAGCCCAGGAAGGCAACCTGATCCGCAGTATGGATGCCAAGGTAACTGCCACCCATGATTTACATATGCTGGTGGTTAGTCAACAGGCCTAA
- a CDS encoding LysR family transcriptional regulator, whose product MTKTTDLNDMMLFIAVIDAGSFTLAAERLNMPKANLSRKISRLEQQLGVTLLERTTRSQHITEAGKDYLAHCRNIHQEVELAEAGISQQLNEVKGQLCICASVGMGHEILKPVLGRFMHQHPAINLQLNLLNRRVDLIDEGFDLVIRIGELEDSRLIAKRLGKVSRKIYASPDYVKRHGEVKEIEQLKQKDFLLMTNVQNNGRFLLASREEQQEFKVAAKMLVDDFLMLKQMATEGLGVAIIPDYMCQQELADGKLLQLMPAWGMPDVDVYALYPKHRLNISKVKAFMDFIQAVFKQRLGR is encoded by the coding sequence ATGACAAAGACAACAGATCTGAATGATATGATGCTGTTCATCGCTGTTATTGACGCAGGCAGCTTTACCCTGGCGGCAGAACGATTAAATATGCCCAAGGCGAATCTGAGTCGAAAGATTTCCCGTTTAGAGCAGCAACTCGGGGTCACGTTATTAGAGCGTACGACCCGCTCACAACACATTACCGAGGCGGGCAAAGACTATCTTGCCCATTGCCGAAATATTCATCAGGAGGTAGAGCTGGCCGAAGCCGGCATCAGCCAACAATTAAATGAGGTGAAAGGGCAGTTGTGTATTTGTGCCTCGGTAGGCATGGGACATGAAATCCTAAAGCCGGTACTGGGCCGGTTTATGCACCAACATCCGGCGATTAACTTACAGCTGAATTTATTAAATCGCCGTGTTGATCTGATAGATGAAGGTTTTGACCTGGTTATCCGCATTGGCGAACTGGAAGATTCACGCCTGATTGCCAAGCGCCTGGGCAAGGTAAGCCGAAAAATATATGCCAGCCCGGATTATGTCAAGCGCCATGGTGAAGTAAAGGAGATCGAGCAACTAAAACAGAAAGATTTCTTATTAATGACCAATGTCCAGAATAACGGGCGGTTCTTGTTGGCATCCAGGGAAGAACAACAGGAGTTCAAGGTGGCGGCTAAAATGCTGGTCGATGATTTTTTGATGTTGAAACAAATGGCAACGGAAGGTCTGGGAGTGGCGATCATCCCCGACTATATGTGCCAGCAGGAGTTGGCGGATGGCAAGTTATTACAGCTGATGCCGGCCTGGGGTATGCCGGATGTCGATGTTTATGCCCTCTATCCTAAACACAGACTTAACATTTCTAAGGTAAAAGCCTTTATGGATTTTATTCAGGCAGTGTTTAAACAACGACTTGGCCGGTAA
- the rplW gene encoding 50S ribosomal protein L23, whose translation MINEERLLKVLLAPNISEKSTMAAEANNTVVFKVATTATKAEIKAAVEKLFEVSVEGVRTLNVKGKVKRTGARFGRRSDWKKAYVTLAEGSDIDFVGAAE comes from the coding sequence ATGATAAACGAAGAACGTTTGTTAAAAGTGCTTCTGGCACCGAACATTTCTGAGAAAAGCACTATGGCCGCTGAAGCTAACAACACTGTTGTTTTCAAAGTTGCCACTACTGCTACTAAAGCTGAAATCAAAGCTGCAGTTGAGAAGCTTTTCGAAGTTTCTGTTGAAGGTGTTCGCACACTAAATGTTAAAGGTAAAGTGAAACGTACTGGTGCTCGTTTCGGTCGTCGTAGCGACTGGAAAAAAGCCTACGTTACTCTTGCTGAAGGTAGCGACATCGACTTCGTCGGCGCTGCAGAGTAA
- the rplB gene encoding 50S ribosomal protein L2, with protein MAIVKCKPTSPGRRHVVKVVNSELHKGKPYAPLLDTKSKSGGRNNTGRITVRHVGGGHKQHYRLIDFKRTKDGIPAKVERLEYDPNRSANIALVLYADGERRYILAPKGLKAGDSIQSGVDAPIKPGNTMPLRNTPLGSVVHAIELKPGKGAQIARAAGTYAQLVAKDGAYVTLRLRSGEMRKVEADCRATLGEIGNAEHMLRSLGKAGASRWRGVRPTVRGVAMNPVDHPHGGGEGKTSGGRHPVSPWGVPTKGYKTRKNKRTDKFIVRRRTK; from the coding sequence ATGGCTATTGTAAAATGTAAACCTACTTCTCCGGGTCGTCGCCACGTTGTTAAAGTGGTTAACTCTGAGTTGCACAAAGGTAAGCCTTACGCCCCATTACTTGACACTAAGAGCAAGTCTGGTGGTCGTAACAATACCGGTCGTATTACTGTTCGTCACGTTGGTGGTGGTCACAAGCAACACTATCGTCTGATCGACTTTAAACGTACTAAAGATGGTATCCCTGCTAAAGTAGAGCGTTTGGAATATGATCCAAACCGTAGTGCTAACATTGCACTGGTACTGTACGCAGACGGTGAACGTCGTTACATCTTAGCCCCTAAAGGGTTAAAAGCTGGTGATTCAATCCAGTCTGGTGTTGATGCTCCAATCAAGCCTGGTAACACTATGCCGCTTCGCAACACACCATTAGGTAGTGTTGTTCACGCAATCGAACTTAAGCCAGGTAAAGGTGCTCAAATCGCCCGTGCCGCCGGTACTTACGCTCAATTAGTAGCGAAAGACGGTGCTTATGTAACTTTACGTCTTCGTTCAGGCGAAATGCGCAAAGTTGAAGCCGATTGTCGTGCTACCTTAGGTGAAATCGGCAACGCTGAACACATGCTTCGCTCTCTGGGTAAAGCTGGTGCTTCACGCTGGCGCGGTGTTCGCCCAACCGTTCGTGGTGTTGCCATGAACCCGGTTGATCACCCGCACGGTGGTGGTGAAGGTAAAACTTCAGGCGGTCGTCACCCGGTATCACCTTGGGGTGTACCAACTAAGGGTTACAAGACTCGTAAGAACAAGCGTACCGATAAGTTCATCGTACGTCGTCGTACTAAATAG